In Acidobacteriota bacterium, the genomic stretch ACGCCGCCGCATCCCGCAGCCGCACCCACAGCGGCCGAGCATCCAGATCCTCCTGGGTCAGCTCCTCGCAGGTGGTCTCCACGTCTTCGCAATGAGCTACCGCCCGGCGGGCGAAGTCGCGGCTGAAGATCTCCACCGCGAGCTCGAAATTCAGCCGCAGACTGCGGGGATCGAGATTCGACGAACCGATCTGCACATAGGCGTCGTCCACCACCAGCAGCTTCGAATGAGCAAAGGGAGGCGGGCGCAGGAAGCAGCGGACGCCCCGCTCCAGCAGCTCCCACAGCTGATTGCGAGTGGCCCAATCCACCAGCGGCACATCGCTCTTCTCGGGCAGGAAGATTCGCACGTCCACTCCCCGCAGTGCCACCGACTGCAGCACCCCGATGAGCGCCCGCGGCGGTAGAAAGTACGGGGTCATGATCCACACCCGCTGGCGGGCACCGGAAACCGCCCCCAAGATCACCGCCAGCAGCTTGTCGAGATCCTCGTCCGGCCCATCGGTGATCACCCGGCACAGGCAGTCGCCCACCGCCCCCGGCGACGCCGGATCAGCGCCAGCAGCGGACTCTCCGAGCACCGACGCGGCCCGTTGCGCACCGCCGCCGACGAAGAACCAATCGTCCAAGAAAACCTGTTGGAGCTGCCCCACGATGGGCCCCGTGAGCCGGCAGTGGAGGTCTACCACCCGACGCCCGGACGGCTTGTCCACCAGGTGCCGGCCGCCCAGGTTCATGCCCCCGGTGAATCCCACGGTGCCGTCCACCACCAGGATCTTGCGGTGGTTGCGCAGGTTGAGATGCACCGTCGGGGGGAACCAGCG encodes the following:
- a CDS encoding phospholipase D-like domain-containing protein; translation: MDISWMQILGSVALAAAAGGSAVHALLNKRDPPAGLGWVAVCLLFPLAGPALYFFFGINRIQRRARKLQQEARQRDENGAGARSPERSAVTSPHRLSEAGLSLEQIRDRVPQDLHDLARVSSAVSQWQLVGGNSVELLHNGEQVYPRMLEAIAEARRSVYLATYIFETNPAGLEIIDALEAAHRRGVDVRVIVDAIGEIYSLPWASRVLRKRGVPVHRFIQPRWFPPTVHLNLRNHRKILVVDGTVGFTGGMNLGGRHLVDKPSGRRVVDLHCRLTGPIVGQLQQVFLDDWFFVGGGAQRAASVLGESAAGADPASPGAVGDCLCRVITDGPDEDLDKLLAVILGAVSGARQRVWIMTPYFLPPRALIGVLQSVALRGVDVRIFLPEKSDVPLVDWATRNQLWELLERGVRCFLRPPPFAHSKLLVVDDAYVQIGSSNLDPRSLRLNFELAVEIFSRDFARRAVAHCEDVETTCEELTQEDLDARPLWVRLRDAAAWLFSPYL